In Gossypium hirsutum isolate 1008001.06 chromosome D06, Gossypium_hirsutum_v2.1, whole genome shotgun sequence, one genomic interval encodes:
- the LOC107900646 gene encoding ketol-acid reductoisomerase, chloroplastic, whose product MAATTTTTSFKAALLSTPSISSSTKSTVLKPRFTSSSSSRYSPIPKSLIAHHVSTKTNAIVAKMGTVPSPVSETTSLDFHTSVFQKEKISLAGHEEYIVRGGRHLFPLLDDAFKGIKQIGVIGWGSQGPAQAQNLRDSLAEAKSDVVVKIGLRKGSRSFAEARAAGFTEENGTLGDIWETVAGSDLVLLLISDSAQADNYEKVFSHMKPNSILGLSHGFLLGHLQSLGLDFPKNISVIAVCPKGMGPSVRRLYVQGKEINGAGINASFAVHQDVDGRATDVALGWSVALGSPFTFATTLEQEYKSDIFGERGILLGAVHGVVECLFRRYVEDGMSEELAYKNTVECITGIVSKTISTKGMLAVYNSLSEEGKKRFEAAYSASYYPCMEILYECYEDVASGSEIRSVVLAGRRFYEKEGLPAFPMGKIDQTRMWKVGERVRATRAKDDLGPLCPFTSGVFVALMMAQIEVLRKKGHSYSEIINESLIEAVDSLNPFMHARGVSFMVDNCSTTARLGSRKWAPRFDYNLTQQAFVAVDSGAPINQDLISNFLSDPVHEAIEVCAKLRPTVDISVPPDADFVRPELRQSS is encoded by the exons ATGGCCGCCACCACTACAACCACTTCCTTTAAAGCCGCACTCCTTTCTACACCGTCGATATCTTCATCGACCAAATCAACCGTCCTCAAACCACGCTTTACATCATCATCGTCCTCACGGTATTCGCCGATTCCAAAATCACTGATAGCTCATCATGTCTCTACAAAGACCAACGCCATCGTCGCCAAGATGGGGACAGTCCCTTCGCCAGTTTCTGAGACGACATCGCTTGACTTCCATACCTCCGTTTTCCAGAAAGAAAAGATCTCTCTTGCTGGTCACGAAGAG TACATTGTGAGAGGAGGACGGCATTTATTCCCTTTATTGGATGATGCTTTTAAGGGAATCAAACAGATTGGTGTTATTGGTTGGGGTTCTCAG GGGCCAGCTCAAGCACAGAATCTGAGGGATTCTCTTGCAGAGGCAAAATCTGATGTTGTTGTGAAG ATTGGGTTGAGGAAAGGCTCTCGCTCCTTTGCTGAAGCCCGTGCTGCAGGATTTACTGAAGAGAACGGAACTCTGGGGGACATATGGGAAACTGTTGCTGGAAGTGATCTCGTGTTATTGTTGATCTCTGATTCTGCACAG GCGGATAATTATGAAAAGGTCTTCTCCCACATGAAGCCAAATAGCATCCTTGGGCTTTCCCATGGATTTCTTCTTGGCCATTTACAATCGTTGGGGCTTGATTTTCCTAAGAACATCAGTGTAATTGCTGTCTGCCCGAAGGGAATGGGACCTTCTGTGAGGAGGCTTTATGTTCAGGGAAAAGAGATAAATGGCGCTGGAATTAATGCTAGTTTTGCTGTCCATCAG GATGTTGATGGTAGAGCTACAGATGTGGCCTTGGGATGGTCGGTTGCCCTTGGTTCTCCGTTTACATTCGCCACCACATTAGAGCAGGAATACAAAAGTGACATTTTTGGGGAGAGAG GCATCTTGCTAGGTGCTGTTCATGGGGTTGTTGAATGCTTGTTTAGAAGGTATGTGGAGGATGGAATGAGTGAAGAATTGGCTTACAAAAACACTGTTGAGTGCATAACAGGAATTGTGTCAAAGACCATTTCAACAAAG GGTATGCTAGCTGTATACAACTCATTGTCCGAGGAAGGAAAAAAACGATTTGAGGCCGCTTACAGTGCCTCATATTATCCTTGCATGGAAATCCTATATGAGTGTTACGAAGATGTTGCAAGTGGAAGCGAGATTCGCAGTGTTGTTTTGGCTGGGCGTCGGTTTTAT GAAAAGGAGGGTCTACCTGCCTTCCCTATGGGTAAAATTGATCAGACACGGATGTGGAAAGTTGGTGAGCGTGTCCGAGCAACTAGAGCGAAAGATGATTTAGGTCCACTGTGCCCTTTCACTTCTGGGGTTTTTGTGGCGCTAATGATGGCACAG ATCGAGGTCTTGAGAAAGAAGGGCCACTCGTACTCAGAAATCATCAATGAGAGTTTGATTGAAGCTGTTGATTCCTTGAACCCCTTCATGCATGCTCGAGGAGTTTCTTTCATGGTTGATAACTGTTCCACAACCGCACGATTGGGATCAAGAAAATGGGCTCCACGTTTTGATTACAACCTTACTCAACAAGCATTCGTAGCAGTGGATTCAGGTGCTCCCATCAACCAGGACCTGATAAGCAACTTCTTATCTGATCCTGTTCATGAAGCTATCGAAGTCTGTGCAAAGCTAAGACCTACTGTTGATATATCAGTGCCCCCAGATGCAGATTTTGTTCGGCCTGAATTGCGCCAATCTAGCTAG